One window of Pelmatolapia mariae isolate MD_Pm_ZW linkage group LG18, Pm_UMD_F_2, whole genome shotgun sequence genomic DNA carries:
- the mier1b gene encoding mesoderm induction early response protein 1b isoform X1, with protein sequence MAEPSLGNSSPGGSAGSDDHDFDPSAEMLVHDFDDERTLEEEEMLEASDETNANEIEDLTREGEMPIDELLSLYGYGGGRSPADEDEEEEEEPEEEEDDEEEDEELDNDESSRSTGELKRNESEDVKNSLEQAGETQAASEGRTRSVRSLGTAELIRPQKLKYFESNNDAEEESDEDEDYVPSEDWKKEIMVGSMYQAETPVGLCKYKDNEKVYENDDQLLWNPECLPEGKVVEFLTEASRRTGEEKGVDAIPEGSHIKDNEQALYELVKCDFDTEEALRRLRFNVKAAREELSVWTEEECRNFEQGLKAYGKDFHLIQANKVRTRSVGECVAFYYMWKKSERYDFFAQQTRLGKRKYNLHPGVTDYMDRLLDETESATSSRAASPPPTTSNSSASHSEREDSSSQNGVASHTVDGAQLPPANQVKSEGVQSNGPSHPPEAPPPASDNNSNGCSQPTAPTLDRNGSLEPLLDHRDTAPDRPAKRCRTEAEPVCQSEVEPSRTQEN encoded by the exons GAGGTTCAGCAGGTTCTGATGACCATGATTTTGACCCATCAGCTGAAATGCTTGTCCATGACTTTGATGATGAGCGCAccctggaggaggaggaaatgtTGGAGGCATCAGATGAGACCAATGCCAATGAGATTGAAGATCTTACACGG GAGGGAGAGATGCCTATTGATGAGCTGCTGAGTCTGTATGGTTATGGGGGCGGCAGATCACCAgcagatgaggatgaggaggaagaggaagaaccagaagaagaggaggatgatgaggaagaggatgaggaaCTTGACAATGATGAAAGCAGCAGAAGCACGGGCGAGCTGAAAAGAAATGAG agtgAGGATGTGAAGAACTCATTGGAACAGGCAGGTGAGACCCAGGCAGCCTCAGAGGGTCGCACGCGCTCAGTCAGGTCACTCGGCACAGCAGAACTTATTCGCCCTCAGAAACTCAAGTACTTTGAAA GCAATAATGATGCCGAGGAGGAgtcagatgaagatgaagattaTGTTCCGtctgaagactggaaaaag GAGATTATGGTGGGTTCCATGTATCAGGCAGAAACTCCTGTGGGTCTGTGCAAATACAAAGACAATGAGAAAG TTTACGAAAACGATGACCAGCTGTTGTGGAACCCCGAGTGTCTTCCTGAAGGCAAAGTTGTGGAGTTCTTGACAGAGGCTTCCAGGCGGACGGGAGAGGAGAAAGGAGTGGATGCAATCCCAGAGGGATCCCATATCAAAGATAATGAACAG GCATTGTATGAACTGGTGAAATGTGACTTTGACACAGAGGAAGCTTTAAGAAGACTTAGATTTAATGTAAAAGCAGCCAGAG AGGAGCTCTCTGTCTGGACTGAAGAAGAATGTAGAAATTTTGAACAAGGACTGAAAGCTTATGGGAAAGACTTTCATTTAATACAGGCCAACAAG GTGAGAACTAGGTCTGTAGGAGAATGTGTGGCCTTTTATTACATGTGGAAGAAGTCTGAGCGTTATGATTTCTTTGCACAGCAAACCAGACTTGGGAAAAGGAAATACAACCTTCACCCCGGTGTCAC AGACTATATGGACAGATTACTGGATGAGACGGAGAGTGCGACATCCAGCAGGGCAGCGTCGCCTCCTCCCACCACCTCCAACAGCAGCGCCAGCCACTCGGAGAGAGAAGACAGCAGCAGTCAGAATG GTGTTGCAAGCCACACGGTGGATGGTGCTCAGTTGCCGCCAGCAAACCAAGTCAAATCTGAGGGCGTTCAGTCCAACGGTCCGTCCCATCCTCCGGAAGCTCCGCCTCCAGCTTCAGACAACAACTCCAACGGCTGCAGCCAGCCCACTGCACCCACCCTCGACAGAAATGGCTCCCTGGAGCCTCTGCTAGACCACAGGGACACAGCACCCGACAGGCCGGCCAAGAGGTGCAGGACGGAGGCAGAGCCCGTGTGCCAAAGCGAAGTGGAACCATCCAGAACGCAGGAGAATTGA
- the mier1b gene encoding mesoderm induction early response protein 1b isoform X2 — protein MAEPSLGNSSPGGSAGSDDHDFDPSAEMLVHDFDDERTLEEEEMLEASDETNANEIEDLTREGEMPIDELLSLYGYGGGRSPADEDEEEEEEPEEEEDDEEEDEELDNDESSRSTGELKRNESEDVKNSLEQAGETQAASEGRTRSVRSLGTAELIRPQKLKYFESNNDAEEESDEDEDYVPSEDWKKEIMVGSMYQAETPVGLCKYKDNEKVYENDDQLLWNPECLPEGKVVEFLTEASRRTGEEKGVDAIPEGSHIKDNEQALYELVKCDFDTEEALRRLRFNVKAAREELSVWTEEECRNFEQGLKAYGKDFHLIQANKQTRLGKRKYNLHPGVTDYMDRLLDETESATSSRAASPPPTTSNSSASHSEREDSSSQNGVASHTVDGAQLPPANQVKSEGVQSNGPSHPPEAPPPASDNNSNGCSQPTAPTLDRNGSLEPLLDHRDTAPDRPAKRCRTEAEPVCQSEVEPSRTQEN, from the exons GAGGTTCAGCAGGTTCTGATGACCATGATTTTGACCCATCAGCTGAAATGCTTGTCCATGACTTTGATGATGAGCGCAccctggaggaggaggaaatgtTGGAGGCATCAGATGAGACCAATGCCAATGAGATTGAAGATCTTACACGG GAGGGAGAGATGCCTATTGATGAGCTGCTGAGTCTGTATGGTTATGGGGGCGGCAGATCACCAgcagatgaggatgaggaggaagaggaagaaccagaagaagaggaggatgatgaggaagaggatgaggaaCTTGACAATGATGAAAGCAGCAGAAGCACGGGCGAGCTGAAAAGAAATGAG agtgAGGATGTGAAGAACTCATTGGAACAGGCAGGTGAGACCCAGGCAGCCTCAGAGGGTCGCACGCGCTCAGTCAGGTCACTCGGCACAGCAGAACTTATTCGCCCTCAGAAACTCAAGTACTTTGAAA GCAATAATGATGCCGAGGAGGAgtcagatgaagatgaagattaTGTTCCGtctgaagactggaaaaag GAGATTATGGTGGGTTCCATGTATCAGGCAGAAACTCCTGTGGGTCTGTGCAAATACAAAGACAATGAGAAAG TTTACGAAAACGATGACCAGCTGTTGTGGAACCCCGAGTGTCTTCCTGAAGGCAAAGTTGTGGAGTTCTTGACAGAGGCTTCCAGGCGGACGGGAGAGGAGAAAGGAGTGGATGCAATCCCAGAGGGATCCCATATCAAAGATAATGAACAG GCATTGTATGAACTGGTGAAATGTGACTTTGACACAGAGGAAGCTTTAAGAAGACTTAGATTTAATGTAAAAGCAGCCAGAG AGGAGCTCTCTGTCTGGACTGAAGAAGAATGTAGAAATTTTGAACAAGGACTGAAAGCTTATGGGAAAGACTTTCATTTAATACAGGCCAACAAG CAAACCAGACTTGGGAAAAGGAAATACAACCTTCACCCCGGTGTCAC AGACTATATGGACAGATTACTGGATGAGACGGAGAGTGCGACATCCAGCAGGGCAGCGTCGCCTCCTCCCACCACCTCCAACAGCAGCGCCAGCCACTCGGAGAGAGAAGACAGCAGCAGTCAGAATG GTGTTGCAAGCCACACGGTGGATGGTGCTCAGTTGCCGCCAGCAAACCAAGTCAAATCTGAGGGCGTTCAGTCCAACGGTCCGTCCCATCCTCCGGAAGCTCCGCCTCCAGCTTCAGACAACAACTCCAACGGCTGCAGCCAGCCCACTGCACCCACCCTCGACAGAAATGGCTCCCTGGAGCCTCTGCTAGACCACAGGGACACAGCACCCGACAGGCCGGCCAAGAGGTGCAGGACGGAGGCAGAGCCCGTGTGCCAAAGCGAAGTGGAACCATCCAGAACGCAGGAGAATTGA